A genomic segment from Gadus morhua chromosome 4, gadMor3.0, whole genome shotgun sequence encodes:
- the prune2 gene encoding protein prune homolog 2, with amino-acid sequence MSTTDRDSRPAPPTSLPLQGGGGGGGPAQRKKLSAPPISLSLDQSEDELGETPDDLDIDVDDLDTPDEGDNLDYTDHEMDWDDPRAANRSGAREPVEPIPTCSAEEERQEGQLWRAVVIGEQEHRINMKSIEPYQKVISHGGYYGNGVHAIIVFAACFLPDSDSEDYHEVMENLFLYVISTLELMVAEDYMIVYLNGATPHRRMPGLGWLKRCYQMIDRRLRKNLKSFIIVHPSWFIRTILAITRPFISTKFSNKIKYVNSLDELRELIPMEYVHIPECIIRLDEELKEATESSKINSFLLGPEPSASRTQNKPDEAGVSPS; translated from the exons ATGAGCACCACTGACAGAGACTCTAGACCAG CCCCTCCAACCTCGCTCCCCCtgcaagggggaggaggaggaggagggccggcCCAGAGGAAGAAGCTGTCCGCCCCCCCCATCAGCCTCTCCCTGGACCAGAGCGAGGACGAGCTGGGAGAGACCCCCGACGACCTTGACATCGACGTGGACGACCTTGACACGCCGGACGAGGGCGATAACCTGGACTACACCGACCACGAGATGGACTGGGACG ATCCCCGAGCAGCCAATAGGAGCGGGGCGAGGGAGCCGGTGGAGCCAATCCCGACGTGCAGCGCGGAGGAGGAGCGGCAGGAGGGCCAGCTGTGGCGGGCCGTGGTCATCGGGGAGCAGGAGCACCGCATCAACATGAAGAGCATCGAGCCCTACCAGAAGGTCATCTCCCACGGAG GTTACTATGGTAACGGAGTTCACGCCATCATAGTGTTTGCCGCCTGCTTCCTGCCAGACAGCGATAGCGAAGATTACCACGAAGTCATGGAGAACCTCTTTct GTACGTCATCAGTACACTGGAGCTGATGGTAGCTGAGGACTACATGATCGTGTACCTGAACGGCGCCACGCCCCACCGGAGAATGCCCGGCCTCGGTTGGCTGAAGAGATGTTATCAGATGATTGACAGACG ACTCAGGAAGAATTTGAAATCCTTCATCATTGTTCATCCGTCGTGGTTCATCAGAACCATCCTGGCCATCACACGGCCCTTCATCAG CACCAAGTTCAGCAACAAGATCAAATACGTGAACAGCCTGGATGAGCTCCGAGAATTAATCCCCATGGAGTACGTCCATATCCCAGAATGCATCATTAG gcttGACGAGGAGCTGAAGGAAGCCACGGAGAGTTCCAA AATTAACAGTTTTCTTCTGGGGCCGGAGCCAAGTGCTAGCAGGACGCAGAA CAAACCTGATGAAGCCGGTGTCAGCCCCTCCTAA
- the LOC115542818 gene encoding guanine nucleotide-binding protein subunit alpha-14: MGECCMSEDKIEQRRIHAEIERRLRRDKQQSHRELKLLLLGTGESGKSTFIKQMRIIHGSGYTEAERRSFARLVFQNMVTAIQALISAMGMLHIDYYDGNNIVLAERLSQLQAGQVSALELWQVEAIRKVWSDQGVRRGFQRRREFQLSDSAEYYLSDLDRITAPSYVPTLQDILRVRVPTTGIIEYPFDLKVVLFRMVDVGGQRSERRKWIHCFESVTTVIFLVALSEYDQVLFENTKENRLEESKALFRTIVSNPCFQETHFILFLNKTDLLEEKIPHSHLADYFPTFRGPRGDAAEAKKFILQMYTDQHADHMKTLYHHYTCATDTENIRRVFVDVKNIVMEINFNQFNLT; the protein is encoded by the exons ATGGGCGAATGTTGTATGTCCGAGGACAAAATAGAACAACGCAGGATACATGCTGAAATAGAAAGAAGGCTTCGTCGTGATAAACAGCAATCACACCGGGAATTAAAGTTGCTTCTCTTAG GGACCGGGGAAAGTGGGAAGAGCACTTTCATCAAGCAGATGAGAATCATCCATGGATCTGGATACACAGAGGCGGAGAGAAGAAGCTTTGCTCGTCTCGTGTTTCAGAACATGGTCACTGCCATCCAGGCACTGATTAGCGCAATGGGGATGTTACACATCGACTACTATGACGGCAATAACATT GTCCTGGCGGAGAGGCTGAGCCAGCTCCAAGCAGGCCAGGTGTCTGCTCTGGAGCTCTGGCAGGTGGAGGCCATCCGCAAGGTGTGGAGCGACCAGGGGGTCCGCAGAGGCTTCCAACGCAGGAGGGAATTCCAGCTCTCTGACTCCGCCGAATA CTACCTGAGTGATTTGGACAGAATCACTGCTCCGTCGTACGTCCCCACGCTGCAGGACATTCTACGAGTCAGAGTGCCCACCACGGGTATCATAGAGTACCCCTTTGACCTGAAGGTTGTTCTGTTCAG GATGGTGGATGTGGGAGGCCAGCGCTCGGAGCGGAGGAAGTGGATCCATTGTTTTGAGTCCGTAACCACCGTTATTTTCCTTGTTGCCCTCAGCGAGTATGACCAGGTCCTCTTTGAAAATACGAAGGAG AATCGACTGGAAGAGAGCAAAGCTTTATTCAGGACTATTGTCTCCAACCCCTGTTTCCAAGAGACCcacttcatcctcttcctcaacaaAACAGACCTGCTGGAGGAAAAGATCCCACATTCCcacttggcggactatttcccCACGTTCAGAG GGCCCCGGGGAGACGCTGCTGAAGCCAAGAAGTTCATCCTACAGATGTATACGGACCAGCACGCCGACCACATGAAGACCCTCTACCATCACTACACCTGCGCCACAGACACGGAGAACATCCGACGGGTCTTCGTTGACGTCAAAAACATTGTCATGGAGATCAACTTCAACCAGTTCAACTTAACATAG